The Chrysemys picta bellii isolate R12L10 chromosome 3, ASM1138683v2, whole genome shotgun sequence DNA window GCTGAAACATTACAGTCCTGACCAACAGAACACATTTTACTTAGCACCTTGCTGGGTAATGATTTACATTCCCGCCATTGCTGTCACTCAACCAGTGTCAGCACACATGCTAAGGGTCTCTTCTTCAATTGCACTACTAGGTGGAACACATGTTACCATACTAAGGGAACATTGATCTTCCTGCATATGCCCCCTAGTACGCCCTAAACACCACTCCATGAACAGTGTCCTCTGAAGCTGTGCTTTGCTGTGGTCCCATGAGCCATTTTACTTTCTTCTTCAAACCAATGTTTGGGGTCGGAAGACAATTTGTCTTAAGTCACATGGAACAGTCTGAACTTTTTGGAAACAGATTTAAATACTTTGTGCTATCGAATCATGTTTACAAAATGAGATGCCAATCAGGTCAAGTTGAGAGCCTAGTGTCTCCTGCTTTATGCCATGTCTCCATACATCTTTCGGTAGTACAGAGACTCAAAGATGTCATTGTCTCCAGGGCAGTTGTAGTGGCATGCACAGGTCTTGATGAACATCATTCTCCTCTTCATGACCTCACCGTCAGGGCATTTGAACTCCACAGGAAGAGTGGCTGTTCTGTGGGGGGTGCAGCAACGTCCATCAGTGCAGACCCCACAGAATTTAGCTCGATAGGTCTTCACACTGGTACAGCCGGAGAGCTCAAACTTGATGGGCTTGGAGATTTTGGGGGTGCGAATACACTTTTTGCCTTTCTGTGGGgcaacaaatgaaaaaagtttaGAAGCCTTATTTAAAAGATTGTACAATTTCCATTCATATTTCTATCCATTAATTTCATCCTGTTATTATATGCAAAGAGGTTAATACTCTGATCCTCATGAAGGTTTCACATTCAAACAAGACAGTTTAAATAGTGTTCAAATTGTATTATACTTATCTAATGGCTAAAATAGGTGCATTTATGTATAACAATTCTTAAATATTCACTACTGGGATGAGACCTTATATAATATTTACTTGGTTCTGAAAGTGGATAAGTTAGAGCTATACATCTTCTGTAAAACTGGGTCTATGCTGAAACATCCTTAGAAGTGTATATAGATGGCATATTTACCTTGATGTTTTCCTCCAAGTCTGCCTCACAAGGTCTGACCATGCAGAGTCTGCTTTGCTTCTCCAGTCTGCAGAAGGCATTGTCATTGGTGACTCTGGTGGAGATGCCCATTCCACAGGTCTTTGAGCAAGCACTCCATTCCGTGGTCTGGACCAGGCAGTTGGCACGCATCATCATTGCCTGGTCAGGTCCATAAGTGTCTTCTGGTCTGTAAGCTGTGGAGCACAGGTCAACAGGATGAGATTGTGGCAGAGAGAAATAGTGCAGATGCTATCCTCTCAGTGTATTAATGTTGCACAAACGTAGGATCATATTTATCCTTGGTGTGATTCCACTGAAGGCACTGGAGTCACATCAGGGCTGAATCTGGTCCATTAGGATAATCATCACTGCATTATGTATTTCAATCTACTGCATTGGCAGGCCAACAACATTCATTAAGATCTCAACTCACCAGCTAGAGCGGGTCCAACCGCCGTCTGTTCTCGGAGCTCATCGCACACCCATTCCTCGCAGCACTTCCCAGGGAGCTTAACTCTTCGTGGGGAAGGACAGTCTGGACTGGGCAGCCGGACATCCATGCTGCACAGGGGCACGCACCCCACCGCCCCGTCGAGGCAAGTGCACTGGTATTTGCAGCTGCTCTGGAAGGACTCCCCGCTCCTGTACACCATCCCTCCGAACACACAAGGGGCGCCGTCCCGAGCTGCAGACAGTGAGAGGGACAGCCGGACATAAGCACTCCGGGAAAGGCAGCAGCCCAGCCATTCGCGTTGCCACTGTGGGGAGGGcgcgcagcaggagctgggggagccgTAGTTTCCACGGCTCCTGCTGAGTGGGAGGAGGCGGGAATGACAAGATCACCGCTGTGCAATGGAGCTGTGCCCTGTAGAGAGAACACACTCTCCCATGGAAGGCAGCCAGAGGGGGGTTGGGCATGAATTGGACGGGGTCACTTTTAAAGGCTCTAGCACCCCAGATCTCGGCCCTCCCCGCTCACTGCCGCCCCCGGCGGGGAGAAGCAGAGCCCTCCGGACTCCACTTACCGGTGCACACGCCGATCTTGCGGTTGGCCGGCGAGCCGAAGTCGCAGAAGAGCCCCTTGTGGTGGTCGCAGGGGTCCCGCTCGGTGCACAGCTCGCCCAGCTGCTTGGCGCACACCCTGCAGCAGCCGCAGCCGTCCTGCACCAGGCTCACCCCAGCCGGGCACATGGGCGGCGGCCCCGCCCCGCACTGACACTGCCCGCTGCAATCCTGGCCGGACACCTCCTGCAGAGAGAAGGAgacgggagggggtcaggggagcCCGGCTCGCTGCGCTTCGGATCCCCGCGTCCCCAGCGACCCTCCCTCCAGTCCTTCAGCTGGGGAGGCGGGCGAGGGGGGAGGCACTTACCGAGCAGAGGAGGGCGACAAGCAGCGCCACGGCGAAGCTGCTGGGTCCCATTCGTGCGGCCATGCTCGGCAGCGGCTCTCGGCAATAGACGGGGCAAAGGCTCCTCGGCTTGTCTGTCCTGCGGGCGGAGGGAGTTCGAGTCAGTGGGCCGTGGTGTTGAGCTGGGTTCCCTGTCTGCTGTCCGATCGCCTCGCGAAGTTCCCGTCTCTCTGGCAGGAGAGTTGTTCTATGGGTCTGAAGCAGGGAGCCTGGTTGCTTTTATACACTCCAGGCGCCCCGGGCTCGCCAATCGGCTGAATGGAGTCCTACACAAACAGCGACATTCCTGACATTCCTCCCCACCTTCCTGCCTCATCAACTCGCACCGGATTGATCCTGACCCCTTGACACTCAGCATTCCTCCTGTCTGCAAAAGCTGGCACACTTCAGCACACAAAAAAGGCGCTGTATTTCCATCACCAAATGGCATTTCCCCCCTTCCAGCCTCATACTCCTGATTTTATATGAtgtaaaatactttttaaaattatttttagatGACAAACCTCTGTTTCAAACTACTTTTGCTTTGCCCACCCTACCTCCAAATTACATAAATCGTATTAACAGGCACTTCACTACAAGATACAAACTCCTGGGAATTCTGAACCAACTAAGACGTCTTAAATATCTATCGGGACTGGATACATTTGAATCACCACCAGCAGCCCTGGTAACAAGAAAGGAGCTGTTTTAAAACCCACAGGAGTTCAGAAGAAACTGCATGTAAAATCTGTTATAAACTCAGAATTCTTCATTACGGAAGGATAAACTTTTTCATACTAacgattgctgctgctgcttataATATTATCTGAGAAGGTGTAATTTAGAGGGAAAGTTACTGGTGATCAAGTTTATTGGCTTATAATAGCTGAGACTAATTTGCTATAATTAAAAATTAACCTTTTACTTGGATGGGAGGTTCCATTATTCTGTCTTTTAAGGAAGCACATTCTTTGATATTAAATTATTCCAGAGAAAAATACTCATCAATAGTAGATAAGAATCTGTTGTTCGATTCAACACAAGCGATTAATGCTGTGACAGGCAGCTActtcaagtgggggggggggggggaagcagggagaaagGTTGTGGGGATGGTTGCTAGGAACAACCATGggaattctttttctttcttttttttttcttggctagAAAATACAAGACACTACTAATTTTAAAAGGTGGATTGCTCTCTACTGACTTATTTAGAGAGTGGGTGACTAGCCTTCCCTAGATACACACTTTTTCAACGTTGGCAACCAGTTTTGGAGCACTGAACACTCTGGGCATTTTGTTACTACCAAAAAAAGTCATAATTATATCATGAGGATTGGTTATAAATTGAGTCTGTGTGTTACTGAATCATACTGAATATTTGAAATGTGTTCCTTTCCCAATAGATGTTCTCTATGAATAGAGAGAGTGCCTATTTACCCTGAAATACTTGGCACAATGAAGTGAGGCTGAAGTGTGGAAGAAGTGTCTCTTATTTCCCACTGCCTGCTTGCAGCTGTCATCGGTGAGTAACACATTCCTAGGGCATCTCTGCTTCCCTCTTGCTGATTATGCCTCGTAAGATTAAAAATCAGTTTGGCTTGTCACCAAACCCTGTAGTTCTTAAGTATCTTGGTCCTTATTAAATAATCATGAACCACGTT harbors:
- the CCN2 gene encoding CCN family member 2 — translated: MAARMGPSSFAVALLVALLCSEVSGQDCSGQCQCGAGPPPMCPAGVSLVQDGCGCCRVCAKQLGELCTERDPCDHHKGLFCDFGSPANRKIGVCTARDGAPCVFGGMVYRSGESFQSSCKYQCTCLDGAVGCVPLCSMDVRLPSPDCPSPRRVKLPGKCCEEWVCDELREQTAVGPALAAYRPEDTYGPDQAMMMRANCLVQTTEWSACSKTCGMGISTRVTNDNAFCRLEKQSRLCMVRPCEADLEENIKKGKKCIRTPKISKPIKFELSGCTSVKTYRAKFCGVCTDGRCCTPHRTATLPVEFKCPDGEVMKRRMMFIKTCACHYNCPGDNDIFESLYYRKMYGDMA